The following is a genomic window from Deltaproteobacteria bacterium.
GCCGCGGTGCGCGGCCGGCCGCCGGCGCCGCCGCTCAGCCCAAGAACGGCGCGACGCGCTCGCGCGGCCGGCCGCCGGCGCCGCCGCTCAGCGCAAAAACGGCGCGACGCGCTCGCGCGGCCGGCCGATGATCGCGCGGTCGCCGCGGACGAGGACCGGGCGCTGGAGCAACTCGGGGTGCTCGACCAGCAGGTCGACCACCCGCGCGGGCTGGCCGACCAGCGCCGCGGCATCGAGGCCAAGCGCCTTGAATTTCGCGTCCTTTCGTACGAGATCTTCGACCGGATCTTCCAGCTTCGCGACCAGCTCCTCCAGGGTCTGTCGGCTCGGTCGTTCCGCCTTTTTCATGTACTCGACGACCCGCACGGGCACGTTCTTTTCCTCGGCGACCGCCAAGGCAAACGCGGACGTGCTTCAACCGGGCTTGTGAAAGATCGTCACGGGTTCGGTTCGCGGCTTCATTCCCATCGGCTCAGTCCTAACAGACCCCGGCCGCCGAACGCCAGCGCCTGCGCGGCCGATCGCCGCGCCGCGGGCCCCGGCTACGGCTGCCGCCGGTAGATGCCGACGAACCACGTCGACCAGGTCGCGCCGCCGTCGGTGGACCGCTCGAACGCCTGGACCACCGTGCCGTCCTCCTGCGGCGTCCACGTCCCCCGCAACAGCGACTCCGTGCCGTCGGGCTCGGCGTAGCGGCCAGTGAGCACCATCGCGCCGTCCACCGGCCCGCCGCGCAGGTCGATGAGCGCGCCGCGCGCGTCGACCCAGTGCTGGACCCACTGGCGCGCGTGGGGATCCCACGCCGTGAAGCTGCGGCCGGTCGTCCCGCGCGCGGACCGCCATCGCTCGACGAGCGCGCAGCCGCCCTCGGCGCGGGAAATCGTGTTGGAACCGACGACCTCGCCGGTGCGGCCGTGGTGTACCCGCCAGCGGCCGAGCCAGAAGTCGAACGCCCGGCGCTCGTCGCCCGCGCACGCCGCCGACGGCGGCGCCGCGTCGGTGTCGGGCGGGGCCGGCGAAACGGGGGGCGGCGACGCCGGCATCGCCGCGGCGGGAGCGACGGTCGGCGGCGGCGCGGCCGGGCTCCGTCCCGCCGCGCCGCCGCAGGCCGCGACGGCACACGCAACCAGCAATGAGCGAATCATCGGCCGAGTGTACGTCGCGGCCGCGGTGGGCGCCGCCGCCCGCGCCGAAGTGGACGACCGGCCGCCCCTGCCCCGCCGGCGCCCGCGCATCAGTCGGCGTGTTCCGGCGGAAACCGCAGCCGCACGGCCGCCGCGTCGTCGCCGGGCGCGAACGCGAGCCGGAGCATGTGGTCGGCCACCCACCGCACCGAGCTGAACGTGCCCCGCCGTTTCATCTCGACGAACTTGTCGACCATCGGAAACACGTCGGGCGACTGCGCGCGGATGAGCGCTTGCATGTCCGTGTCGATGACGCCGGGCGCCACCGCGTGCGCGCGGAGCCACCCGTCGGCCTGCTCCTCGAGCTGGACCGATTCGGTGAGCAAGTCCACCGCCGCCTTCGACGCGCAGTACGCCGACCACCCCGCATACCCGTGGTACGCCGCACCCGACGACACGTTGACGAGGACGCCCGTGCGCCGCGCCGCGCGCAGCCGCCGCACGTAGGCGCGAGTGCCGTGGTACACGCCGAGGACGTTGATGTCGATCGCCCGCCGCCACGCGGCCGGGTCGGTGTCGCGCAGCGGTCCGATCGGTTCGAGCACGCCCGCGTTGTTGATCCACAGGTCCACGTGGCCGAACCGCTCGAACGCTTCGTCGGCGAACCGGTCGACCGCATCGCCGTCGGTCACGTCGACCGGCGCCGCCCACACGCGGTCGCCGCCGTCGACCGCCGGGCGCGTGCGCGCACAGACGGCCACGCGCATCCCGCGGGCGACGAAC
Proteins encoded in this region:
- a CDS encoding SDR family oxidoreductase; translation: MDVANRVAVITGASRGLGRGMAEEFVARGMRVAVCARTRPAVDGGDRVWAAPVDVTDGDAVDRFADEAFERFGHVDLWINNAGVLEPIGPLRDTDPAAWRRAIDINVLGVYHGTRAYVRRLRAARRTGVLVNVSSGAAYHGYAGWSAYCASKAAVDLLTESVQLEEQADGWLRAHAVAPGVIDTDMQALIRAQSPDVFPMVDKFVEMKRRGTFSSVRWVADHMLRLAFAPGDDAAAVRLRFPPEHAD